Part of the Trueperaceae bacterium genome is shown below.
GCCGAGAAGGTGGAGAAGTTCGGGACCGACCAGCCGTTGGGCCGCCCGGGCCAGCCCGAGGAGGTCGCTCCCTGCTACGTCTTCCTCGCCTCGTCGGACAGCAGCTATGTGAGCGGCCAGACGCTTCACCCGAACGGGGGCGAACCGGTAGGAGGGTGAGCTCGGCAGCGGTGGTAGGCCGCTGCCCGACCTGGGACCTCATGGAGTTACGATGTCGGCCATGACCGACGAGGCGGCGGACCGGCACGAACCCGAGGTGGTGCGGGCCAAGGACTGGATACACCTGCAGGAGTTGCTCTTCCGCGACGCCTGGAACCCGCAGATCTCCAGGCACCGCTCGCCCTATGCCTTCCATGGCGAGGCGGTCGCCGGGGAGGGGCTCGATACCTCGCTGATGACGCTGAAGGGGCCGTACCACCGGCTCGAGCCCCACCTGTTGCGCAACTTCCGGAAGTACGCCCACCGCGACGCGGTGTTGCACGACACCGCCTGGCACTGGCTGGCGATGGGTCAGCACCACGGACTGCCTACCCGGCTCATCGACTGGACCTTCTCGCCTTTCGTCGCGCTCCACTTCGTGACGGCTTACCTGCACCTCATGGACGAGGACGGAGAGGTCTGGGCGGTCGACTACAACGAGGTGCACCGGCTGCTTCCCGACCAGGTGGTGAGCTTCCTCGAGCGGGAGGGCTCGGCCGTGTTCACCGCCGACACGCTGGCTGAACTCGCACCGACGCTTGCCGACTTCGACTCACTCGCTCCCGATCCGGTGATGCTCTTCTTCGAACCACCCGCGGTAGATCCCCGAATCGTCAACCAGTACGCCCTCTTCTCGGTGTACGGTGATGCCCGCTGCGGACCCGAGGAGTGGCTGCGTCGCCATCCCGGGCTATGGCGCAAGATCATCGTTCCGGCCCAGATCAAGTGGGAGGTTCGCGACAAGCTCGACCAGGCGAACATCACCGAGCGCACCCTCTTCCCTGGACTCGATGGCCTCAGCCGCTGGCTCAGGCGCAACTACAGTTCACCCAGTGAGGTCGAGAGCGCTCCTGCTGCCGAGGATGGCGAAAGGCGCACCTGAAACCGGTTCCAGAATCATTTGTATCTATCCCCCGAGTACCAGGCATCTTTGAGCGGAAGCCCGCTTACGATTATCCTGATGGTCCGGGGGGGCAGCGGGGTACGGAGACGCCCGAGCAGCACCGAGCAGGCAGAGGATTCGGCGTGAGCGCGACCGGATCCTTTTGCATCTGAGGGGCAGTCTCGGTCCTCTCGGCGCCAGCCGAAAGGCCAACAACTCCAACGAATGCAACCGTGACGGCGAAGCCGCACGGTTCTTTCGCTTGGTCTCCCGTCGCCTGTACGCCCGATCGCTCGGAGAAGTCGCAGACGGGATAGGCTGATTCCAGCGAACGGGCGGCCGGCAGATTCGCCCGTCGTACGCCTGGCGAGCCGCGGTTCCCGGGCGTCCATACCAGCTGGCGAATTCGGGCCTGCCCGAGAAGAGGTCGAGATGAAAGCCGTGATGAAGGTCGCCCCCGGGGTGGGTAACGTCGAGTTGCGCGAACTGGACGTGCCGCATCCTGGACCGGGCCAGGTCCTGCTCGAGGTGAGAGCCGCCGGCATCTGCGGTACCGATCTGCACATCTTCCACGACGAGTTCCGAAGCGAACCGCCGGTCGTGCTGGGTCACGAGGTGGCGGGCCGCATCGTGGAACTCGGCGAGGGGGTGGAAGGTGTCGAGCGGGGCTGGCGGGTCACGACCGAAACGTACTTCTCCACCTGCGGCCGCTGCCGCTACTGCCGGGCGGGCCACACGAACCTGTGCCCGCGGCGCCGCTCGATCGGCTCGGCTGTCAACGGCGGCTTCACCCGCTACCTGGTCACGCCCGCTGCCAATGTCCACCGGCTGCCCGAAGGCGTGAGCGACCGCGCCGGAGCGCTCACCGAACCGCTCGCCTGCGTCACCCATGCGCTGCTCGGCAGCCAGGTGATCCGGCCGGGGGATGTCGTGGTCGTGGCTGGACCGGGTGCCATAGGGCTGCTGGCCGTGCAGGTGGCGGTATCGGCCGGTGCGACCGTCGTCACCCTGGGGACCTCCAGCGACGAGGGGCGGCTGGCGCTCGCCCGGAAGTTGGGCGCGGCGCACACGTTGGTCGTTCCGGATGAGGATCCAGCCGAGCTCCTCGCCCTGATCACGCCTGAAGGCCACGGCGCCGACGTCGTCATCGAGTGCTCCGGGGCGGGTGCGGCAGCGAGTCAGCTGCTCACCCTGGCTCGGAGGCGCGCTCACTACCTGCAGGTCGGCCTCTTCGGCAGGGCGGTGGCGCTGGATCTCGACCAGCTCTGCTACCGAGAACTGACGATGACCGGCAGCAACGCAAGTACGCCCGAGTCGTGGCTGCGTGCGCTCGAGCTGCTGGGTCGCGGAGCCGTGGACACCGAGGCGGTGATCAGCTGCGCCTACCCATTGGACGGATGGCGCCAGGCGTTCGACGACTTCGAATCGAAGCGGGGAACGAAGCTGCTGCTCGTTCCCGAGGCCTAGAGCCTCTTGCTGGCCAGGGCGCCGCGCGCTCGGGAGAGGTTGAGCTGCGAATCGGGCAGCTTCCTCAGGTAGAGCGAGAGCATCAGGGTGTCGATCAGCACGAGCTGGGCGATCCGTGAGCTGATCGCCTCGCTGCGGTAGCGGGTTTCGGCCGAGAGGGTATGTAGGCTCAGGTCGGCGATACGGGTCAGGGGCGAACGGCCGTACCGGGTAACAGCCACCACCGTCGCCCCGGCCTCCTTCGCCAGTTGCGCTGCCTCCAGAATGTCCTTGGTCGAACCGGAGTGCGATACGAAGACGGCGACGTCTCCGGGTACCAGCACCGCGCAAACCTGGGCCGCGTTGTGGCCGTCGCTGACCGCGTTCACCGGGATCCCCAAGCGGAGGAACTTGTGATAGGCGTCTTGAGCGACGGCGCCGGAGCCGCCCACCCCCAAGAACTCGATGCGCTTCGCCTGGGCGAGCGCGTCGACGACCGCAGCCAGGGCGTTCTCATCGACGATCTGGACTGTCGAGCGGAGCGTATCCACCGACAGGTTGACGAGCGAGCGGAGGACCTGCGAGGGCCGGTCTCCCTCGTCGATGTTGTGATCGAGCTGCTGGTGATCACCGCTGAGCTCACGGGAGAGCCTGATCTTGAAGTCCTGGTAGCCGCGGTAGTGCATCTCCTGGAAGAGGCGCACGATCGTCGCCTCACTCACCAGTGCCTGCTGGGCGAGTTCGGTGATCGAGAGGAAGATCACGTCCTCGGGGTGCCGGAGGACGAAGTCTATGACCTTCTGACGGGCGGGACCGACGGCCGAGCGGGCGCTCTCGAGCTTGCGCAGGATCTGTGGGGGCTCGGCCGCGGGCGAGGTCATCCCTTCACCGCTCCCATCGTCAGGCCGGTGACGATCCAGCGCTGGATGACGAGGGTGAGGAGCACGACCGGCAGGGTGATGAGCACGGCAGCGGCCCCGAGGCCGCCGAAGTCTATCTGCCCGTAGCTGATGAAGTTGAACACCGCCACCGGCACCGGCTGGGTCCTCGGGCCCGAGAGCACCAGGCTGAAGAGGAACTGGTTCCAGGAGAAGATGAAGGCGAGGATCGCCGCCGCCACCGTGCCGGGGGCAGAGAGCGGCAGCACCACGCGGAAGAAGGTGCCAAGACGGCTGGCGCCATCCACGTAGGCAGCCTCCTCTAGTTCGATCGGTACCTCCTCGAAGAAGGAGATCATGATCCAGATGATCAGCGGCATGCCGACGATCAGGTGGGTGAGCGTGAGAGCGAGGTAGGTGTCGATCCATCCGAGCGCCCGGAAGGCGAGGTACCAGGGCACCAGGTAGGTGATGTAGGGCGTGAGCCGGGCGATGAGGATGCCTAGCGCCAGTCCGTTCTGCTTGAAGCGGGCGATCGAGTAGGCGGCCGGCAGGCCCAGTACCAGTCCGAAGCCGGTGGAGAGGGCGGCTATCACGAACGAGTTCCAGGTGTAGGTGAGGAAGTCGTTCTCTCGGATGACGTTGCGGTAGTTCTCGAACGTGGGCTGGAAGAACCAGACCGGCACCGGGCTGGTGTTGTCGACCTGATTGCGCAGGCTGGTGAGGATCATCCAGTAGAAGGGGAAGAGCATGACGATCAGGACCAGCGCCATGAGCAGGAAGATGCCGGTTCGCTTCAGGAGTTCCCGCCGCTCCGGGGTCACTTGCCACCCCTCCTGGCCAGGTTGAGCAGGATGGCCACGCCCAGCACCAGGAACATCAGGAAGATGAGGAGCGAGGCAGAGTAACCGGCCCTGAAGAACTGGAAGCCCGTCTTGAACGCGAAGACGTTGAGGGTCTCGGACGCGATGCCCGGGCCGCCCCCGGTGATCACGTAGATGATGTCGAAGGTCTTGAGGGCGTCGACCGTGCGGAGGATCAGGGCCACCACTATGGCCGATCGGATGGAGGGCAACGTGATGTGGAGGAACGCCTGGATGCCCGTCGCCCCGTCGATCCGCGCCGCCTCGTAATACTCGCCGGGGATCCCCTGCAGCGCCGCGAGCAGGATGAGCGCGATCATGGGCGTCCACTCCCAGACGTCGACCATCACCAGCGAGGGGATGACCAGGTCGGCGTTGGCGACCCAGAGCGAGCGGGGCAGGCCCAGCGACTCGAGGAAGTAGTTGAGCACGCCCAGACTGGGGTTGAACATCAGCGCCCAGATCAGAGCTATCGCCACCGGGGTGGCGACCATGGGCAGGAGGATGATGGTGCGCACTAGCCCTTTGCCGGGGAACTCCCGGTTGAACAGCACCGCGATCCCCAGGCCCAGCACCAGCTGGATGGGCACGGCCAGCAGCGTGAAATAGAAGGTGTTCCTGACGCCGTTCCAGAAGCGCCGGTCGGCAAGGGCCTCCTGGAAGTTGTCGAGGCCCACGAACGTCGGGGGCAGGCCGATGAACCAGTTGTGCAGCGAGATGTAGAAGTTGGCCAGCACCGGCCCCACGATCAGGACAGCGATGGCGAGGAGAGCCGGCAGCGGGAAGAGCCATTGCGCGTAGCGGTCGAAGAAGTCGCTGGCACGCTTCATGGAGAAACCATATATGTGGAACGGCTGGCGAAAGCGGGATTCAATGGGTC
Proteins encoded:
- a CDS encoding carbohydrate ABC transporter permease, with translation MTPERRELLKRTGIFLLMALVLIVMLFPFYWMILTSLRNQVDNTSPVPVWFFQPTFENYRNVIRENDFLTYTWNSFVIAALSTGFGLVLGLPAAYSIARFKQNGLALGILIARLTPYITYLVPWYLAFRALGWIDTYLALTLTHLIVGMPLIIWIMISFFEEVPIELEEAAYVDGASRLGTFFRVVLPLSAPGTVAAAILAFIFSWNQFLFSLVLSGPRTQPVPVAVFNFISYGQIDFGGLGAAAVLITLPVVLLTLVIQRWIVTGLTMGAVKG
- a CDS encoding FRG domain-containing protein, yielding MSAMTDEAADRHEPEVVRAKDWIHLQELLFRDAWNPQISRHRSPYAFHGEAVAGEGLDTSLMTLKGPYHRLEPHLLRNFRKYAHRDAVLHDTAWHWLAMGQHHGLPTRLIDWTFSPFVALHFVTAYLHLMDEDGEVWAVDYNEVHRLLPDQVVSFLEREGSAVFTADTLAELAPTLADFDSLAPDPVMLFFEPPAVDPRIVNQYALFSVYGDARCGPEEWLRRHPGLWRKIIVPAQIKWEVRDKLDQANITERTLFPGLDGLSRWLRRNYSSPSEVESAPAAEDGERRT
- a CDS encoding zinc-binding dehydrogenase, coding for MKAVMKVAPGVGNVELRELDVPHPGPGQVLLEVRAAGICGTDLHIFHDEFRSEPPVVLGHEVAGRIVELGEGVEGVERGWRVTTETYFSTCGRCRYCRAGHTNLCPRRRSIGSAVNGGFTRYLVTPAANVHRLPEGVSDRAGALTEPLACVTHALLGSQVIRPGDVVVVAGPGAIGLLAVQVAVSAGATVVTLGTSSDEGRLALARKLGAAHTLVVPDEDPAELLALITPEGHGADVVIECSGAGAAASQLLTLARRRAHYLQVGLFGRAVALDLDQLCYRELTMTGSNASTPESWLRALELLGRGAVDTEAVISCAYPLDGWRQAFDDFESKRGTKLLLVPEA
- a CDS encoding sugar ABC transporter permease, translated to MKRASDFFDRYAQWLFPLPALLAIAVLIVGPVLANFYISLHNWFIGLPPTFVGLDNFQEALADRRFWNGVRNTFYFTLLAVPIQLVLGLGIAVLFNREFPGKGLVRTIILLPMVATPVAIALIWALMFNPSLGVLNYFLESLGLPRSLWVANADLVIPSLVMVDVWEWTPMIALILLAALQGIPGEYYEAARIDGATGIQAFLHITLPSIRSAIVVALILRTVDALKTFDIIYVITGGGPGIASETLNVFAFKTGFQFFRAGYSASLLIFLMFLVLGVAILLNLARRGGK
- a CDS encoding MurR/RpiR family transcriptional regulator, encoding MTSPAAEPPQILRKLESARSAVGPARQKVIDFVLRHPEDVIFLSITELAQQALVSEATIVRLFQEMHYRGYQDFKIRLSRELSGDHQQLDHNIDEGDRPSQVLRSLVNLSVDTLRSTVQIVDENALAAVVDALAQAKRIEFLGVGGSGAVAQDAYHKFLRLGIPVNAVSDGHNAAQVCAVLVPGDVAVFVSHSGSTKDILEAAQLAKEAGATVVAVTRYGRSPLTRIADLSLHTLSAETRYRSEAISSRIAQLVLIDTLMLSLYLRKLPDSQLNLSRARGALASKRL